A region from the Arthrobacter gengyunqii genome encodes:
- a CDS encoding DUF5129 domain-containing protein: MRRALTTLLLVLITLTGGAGAAAAVTPDEVIVEDTAGVLDTNTLVPALEGVEFREPTTVAVYTYNGPADNEDGTVLNAEVLRFARDQHPEWLSEDGQKWADGLFIFALDPTGRWTGTYFGEDRKISLDQQEDIRSETNELFAEANWTEGTIAAVEEAAKLINRPWYLSPGAIIGFIVAGVAAVGSVFTYVAVRRNRRTKNRKLLTEADASYSSVTRDLDATEVNANTIPDDSSYGSRVLEEYRTFMTRYNRATELNNAAHSLSDKDLLNRSSTATVEEYADAALELDGLDDVIADTNALLNKAPGWERAWDRQTDPLQQDLDRLDDLLEGKEAVAGDSATARALLAFRRQTREDLTAAATELAEDRITPEQALDRVKAAREKLSDLLDNHAQTVISAQAKTDSERKLMQKELDKASSPGRRDRGYRPGIVDTAFPAYFYYSVGSFNTGIQRGTSSVESARSSASSSTGYGSSGGSFSGAGSSGRF, from the coding sequence ATGCGCCGGGCACTAACCACTTTGCTGCTGGTCCTGATCACGCTCACCGGGGGTGCCGGCGCTGCCGCTGCCGTCACCCCGGACGAGGTCATCGTGGAAGACACGGCAGGAGTTCTGGACACCAATACACTTGTGCCCGCACTGGAGGGCGTCGAGTTCCGGGAACCCACCACGGTTGCCGTCTACACGTACAACGGACCGGCGGACAATGAGGACGGAACAGTCCTCAACGCGGAAGTGCTGCGGTTCGCCCGGGACCAGCATCCGGAGTGGTTGAGCGAAGACGGTCAGAAGTGGGCTGACGGCCTGTTCATCTTTGCCCTGGATCCCACGGGCCGGTGGACCGGCACGTACTTTGGCGAGGACCGCAAGATATCCCTCGACCAGCAGGAGGACATCCGGAGCGAAACCAATGAATTGTTCGCCGAGGCCAACTGGACTGAAGGAACCATCGCCGCTGTCGAAGAAGCGGCCAAACTGATCAATCGTCCCTGGTACCTCTCCCCCGGCGCCATCATCGGATTCATTGTTGCCGGAGTTGCCGCGGTGGGGTCGGTTTTCACCTATGTGGCGGTGCGGCGGAACCGCCGCACCAAGAACCGGAAGCTGCTGACCGAGGCCGATGCGAGCTATTCCAGCGTGACCCGGGACCTGGACGCCACGGAGGTCAATGCCAACACTATTCCGGACGATTCCTCCTACGGGTCGCGGGTGCTGGAGGAATACCGGACGTTCATGACGCGGTACAACAGGGCCACCGAGCTGAACAATGCCGCCCATTCCCTCTCCGACAAAGACCTGTTGAACCGCAGCAGCACGGCCACGGTTGAAGAGTACGCGGATGCCGCCCTTGAGCTGGACGGTTTGGACGACGTCATCGCGGACACCAATGCCCTGCTCAACAAGGCTCCGGGCTGGGAGCGGGCCTGGGACCGCCAGACCGACCCGTTGCAGCAGGATCTGGACCGGCTCGATGACCTGCTGGAAGGCAAGGAAGCCGTGGCCGGGGACTCCGCGACGGCCCGCGCACTGCTGGCCTTCCGCCGGCAGACCCGCGAGGACCTTACCGCTGCCGCCACGGAGCTGGCCGAGGACCGCATCACCCCCGAACAGGCCCTGGACCGCGTCAAGGCCGCCCGGGAAAAGCTCTCGGACCTGCTGGACAACCACGCCCAAACCGTCATCTCGGCGCAGGCCAAGACCGACAGCGAGCGCAAGCTCATGCAGAAGGAACTGGACAAAGCCTCGTCGCCGGGCCGCCGGGACCGGGGCTACCGTCCCGGAATCGTGGACACGGCCTTCCCCGCCTACTTCTATTACTCGGTGGGAAGCTTCAACACCGGCATTCAGCGGGGCACCAGCAGCGTGGAATCGGCCCGCAGCTCCGCTTCCAGCTCCACCGGGTACGGCAGCTCCGGCGGCAGCTTTTCGGGGGCGGGGAGCTCCGGAAGGTTCTGA
- the urtE gene encoding urea ABC transporter ATP-binding subunit UrtE encodes MLEIKDLKAGYGRTEVLHGVSVTVPDDAVASVLGHNGAGKSTLLRAVVGIIKPTAGSILFNGEDISGLRPHQRVARGLAYVPQGQQSFGPLTTLENLRLVADGRKRGKALVDEALDMFPALKPLLARRAGLLSGGQRQQLAIARALITEPTLLILDEPTEGIQPNVVAEIEQTIMNLASRSGMRVLLVEQHIGFALQAADTYYVLAAGRVSSTGGGGTKAAETVREAMLI; translated from the coding sequence ATGCTGGAAATCAAGGACCTCAAGGCAGGGTACGGACGCACCGAAGTTCTCCACGGAGTCTCCGTGACGGTGCCCGATGACGCCGTCGCCTCCGTCCTGGGACACAACGGTGCCGGCAAATCCACGCTGCTGCGCGCAGTCGTCGGCATCATCAAGCCCACAGCCGGGAGCATCCTGTTCAACGGTGAGGACATCTCAGGGCTGCGGCCGCATCAGCGGGTGGCGCGCGGACTCGCCTACGTCCCGCAGGGCCAGCAATCCTTCGGGCCGCTGACCACGCTGGAAAACCTGCGGCTGGTGGCGGACGGACGCAAGCGCGGCAAGGCGCTGGTGGACGAGGCACTGGACATGTTTCCGGCCCTGAAACCGCTGCTGGCCCGGCGTGCCGGACTGCTTTCCGGCGGGCAGCGGCAGCAGCTGGCCATTGCCCGCGCGTTGATCACCGAACCCACCCTGCTGATCCTGGACGAACCGACTGAGGGCATCCAGCCCAACGTCGTGGCCGAAATTGAACAGACGATCATGAACCTCGCGTCGCGGTCCGGCATGCGGGTGCTGCTGGTGGAGCAGCACATCGGCTTTGCACTGCAGGCCGCGGACACGTATTACGTCCTGGCGGCCGGGCGGGTCAGTTCCACCGGCGGCGGCGGAACCAAGGCCGCCGAAACGGTCCGCGAGGCCATGTTGATCTGA
- the urtD gene encoding urea ABC transporter ATP-binding protein UrtD, producing the protein MKHQMIAAEQPHPLLPQGEPLPGGQRSGRPQYLEVRNLRVVFDGFTAVDGVDLDVTQGDLRFLIGPNGAGKTTIIDAMTGLVPATGSVNHTGTEILGRKVHQIAKLGVGRTFQTASVFENLSVLQNLDIAAGARRRPLELLRRRRGTDPAVDEALEIIGLEHLASKQAGTLAHGQKQWLEIGMLLVQNSELLLLDEPIAGMSQDERAQTGELLRRIGANRITLVIEHDMDFVREYATSVTVLAAGKVLSEGSVAQVQADPRVQEVYLGTTPAKGH; encoded by the coding sequence GTGAAACACCAGATGATTGCCGCGGAACAGCCGCATCCGCTGCTCCCGCAAGGAGAGCCTCTACCCGGCGGACAGCGCTCCGGGCGGCCACAGTACCTGGAGGTCCGGAACCTCCGGGTGGTCTTTGACGGATTCACCGCCGTCGACGGCGTCGACCTTGATGTCACCCAGGGTGACCTGCGGTTCCTGATCGGTCCCAACGGCGCCGGTAAGACCACCATCATCGACGCGATGACCGGCCTGGTGCCGGCTACGGGATCCGTCAACCACACCGGTACCGAGATCCTCGGCCGAAAGGTCCACCAGATTGCCAAGCTCGGCGTCGGCCGCACGTTCCAGACAGCCAGCGTCTTCGAGAACCTGTCGGTGCTGCAGAACCTGGACATTGCTGCCGGTGCCCGGCGGCGGCCCTTGGAGTTGCTGCGCAGGCGCCGCGGCACCGACCCGGCCGTGGATGAGGCGTTGGAGATCATCGGCCTGGAGCATCTGGCGTCCAAGCAGGCGGGAACCCTGGCGCACGGGCAGAAGCAGTGGCTGGAGATCGGCATGCTGCTGGTGCAGAATTCGGAGCTGCTGCTGCTGGATGAACCGATCGCCGGCATGAGCCAGGACGAGCGCGCCCAGACCGGCGAGCTGCTGCGCCGGATCGGCGCCAACCGGATCACCCTGGTCATTGAGCACGACATGGATTTTGTCCGCGAATATGCCACGTCCGTGACCGTCCTGGCCGCCGGCAAGGTCCTCAGCGAGGGCAGCGTGGCACAGGTGCAGGCGGACCCGCGCGTGCAGGAAGTCTATTTGGGCACCACGCCCGCGAAAGGACACTGA
- the urtC gene encoding urea ABC transporter permease subunit UrtC, which translates to MSITTTRTAAGGFPGRFSSRLSSLRQSRAGVLTAFAAAAALLLVAAPALLPVFSLSLLGKFLCFAIVAVGIGLAWGRGGMLTLGQGVFFGLGAYIMAMHMKLADAALFGGSGVPDFMALYGTGTVPGWWEPFRSPVVTVLAVVLVPGLVALVLGLAIFKRRVKGAYFAILSQALAAAFAVLLIGQQATTGGSNGLSGFRSFFGFDLADPANKRMLYLLAAVVLLVVVAAARQLMHSRFGELLVAVRDQEERVRFLGYDPATIKTVVYVLAAVMAGVAGALFVPLVGIISPADVGVTPSIAFLIGVAIGGRSTVLGPVLGTLGVAVAQTSLASSFPSFWVYFQGLLFVLVIGFLPGGLASLPAVLGRLRRKNDAGPSVPPAAAAPEIPAAPAVPAPPGMSAPTPVPAVSAAASPLAAVPAASKELRP; encoded by the coding sequence ATGAGCATCACAACAACACGCACCGCAGCCGGCGGTTTTCCCGGCCGCTTCTCCTCCCGTTTGTCATCTTTGCGGCAGTCCCGGGCCGGCGTCCTGACCGCTTTCGCCGCTGCGGCGGCACTGCTGCTGGTGGCCGCGCCCGCGCTGCTGCCGGTCTTCAGCCTGAGCCTGCTCGGCAAGTTTCTCTGCTTCGCGATTGTGGCCGTGGGCATCGGTCTCGCCTGGGGCCGCGGCGGCATGCTCACCCTGGGCCAGGGCGTGTTTTTCGGCCTTGGCGCCTACATCATGGCCATGCACATGAAACTGGCCGACGCCGCACTGTTCGGCGGTTCGGGCGTTCCGGACTTCATGGCCCTATACGGTACCGGCACTGTTCCGGGCTGGTGGGAACCGTTCCGCAGCCCGGTGGTGACCGTCCTCGCCGTCGTACTGGTGCCCGGCCTGGTGGCCCTGGTCCTGGGGCTGGCGATCTTCAAGCGCCGGGTGAAGGGCGCCTACTTTGCGATCCTCAGCCAGGCGCTGGCCGCCGCGTTCGCGGTCCTGCTTATTGGCCAGCAGGCCACCACCGGAGGATCCAACGGGCTCAGCGGCTTCCGTTCCTTCTTCGGCTTCGACCTGGCGGACCCGGCCAACAAGCGGATGCTGTACCTGCTGGCCGCCGTCGTGCTGCTGGTGGTCGTGGCGGCGGCGCGGCAGCTGATGCACAGCCGCTTCGGGGAGCTGCTGGTGGCCGTGCGGGACCAGGAAGAACGCGTGCGCTTCCTGGGCTACGACCCCGCCACCATCAAAACCGTGGTCTACGTGCTGGCAGCGGTGATGGCGGGTGTGGCCGGCGCGCTGTTCGTTCCGCTCGTGGGCATCATTTCCCCGGCCGATGTTGGTGTCACCCCCTCCATCGCGTTCCTCATCGGGGTGGCGATCGGCGGTCGGTCCACTGTGCTGGGACCCGTGCTCGGCACCCTCGGCGTCGCCGTTGCGCAGACCTCGCTCGCGTCTTCCTTCCCCTCCTTCTGGGTCTACTTCCAAGGTCTGCTGTTCGTGCTGGTCATCGGGTTCCTGCCCGGCGGCCTGGCCTCGCTGCCCGCAGTCCTGGGGCGGTTGCGGAGGAAGAACGACGCCGGTCCGTCCGTGCCGCCTGCTGCTGCCGCGCCCGAAATACCCGCAGCACCCGCAGTCCCCGCCCCGCCCGGCATGTCCGCCCCAACCCCGGTGCCGGCAGTCTCCGCCGCCGCTTCTCCGCTTGCCGCAGTGCCCGCCGCTTCCAAGGAGCTCCGCCCGTGA
- the urtB gene encoding urea ABC transporter permease subunit UrtB: MELLIGQMFAGLSLGSVLLLAALGLSLTFGQMGVINMAHGEFIMAGAYTAFVMQQALGSAGASLLVSLPAAFLVGGAMGLILEELLLKRMYHRPLDTLLVTFGVSLILQQVARDIFGAPSVDVRVPSWLQGNVELLGAPIPLTRLFILALALACLAALALLLRVTPLGRRIRAVVVNRDLAEASGISSRRTDQLTFFVGSGLAGIAGVAVTLIGSTSPYLGPNYIVDAFLVVVAGGIGQIKGAAIAAFALGVLQSVFEFSTTASIGKVLILAAIVIFLQVRPQGIFTLKTRSLA, from the coding sequence ATGGAACTGCTGATTGGACAAATGTTCGCCGGGCTCAGCCTCGGCTCGGTGCTGCTGCTGGCAGCATTGGGCCTGTCGCTGACCTTCGGCCAAATGGGGGTCATCAACATGGCCCACGGTGAGTTCATCATGGCCGGCGCCTACACCGCGTTTGTGATGCAGCAGGCACTGGGCAGCGCCGGTGCCTCGCTCCTGGTGTCCCTGCCGGCGGCCTTTCTCGTGGGCGGAGCCATGGGGCTGATCCTGGAGGAGCTGCTGCTCAAGCGGATGTACCACCGCCCGCTGGACACCCTCCTGGTGACCTTCGGGGTCTCCCTGATCCTGCAGCAGGTGGCCCGGGACATCTTCGGCGCCCCCAGCGTGGATGTCCGGGTGCCGTCCTGGCTGCAGGGCAACGTGGAGCTGCTGGGAGCTCCCATTCCGCTGACCCGGTTGTTCATCCTGGCCCTGGCACTTGCCTGCCTGGCGGCCCTGGCCCTGCTGCTGAGGGTCACTCCGCTGGGCCGGCGGATCCGCGCCGTCGTTGTGAACCGGGACCTGGCCGAGGCCAGCGGCATCTCGTCGCGCCGCACTGACCAGCTGACCTTCTTTGTCGGTTCCGGCCTGGCCGGTATCGCCGGAGTGGCGGTGACCCTGATCGGCTCCACCAGCCCCTATCTGGGTCCGAACTACATCGTGGACGCTTTCCTGGTGGTGGTTGCCGGCGGCATCGGGCAGATCAAGGGCGCCGCCATCGCGGCCTTTGCCCTTGGCGTGCTGCAGTCCGTGTTCGAGTTCTCCACCACCGCCAGCATCGGCAAAGTGCTGATCCTGGCGGCCATCGTGATTTTCCTGCAGGTCCGCCCGCAGGGCATCTTCACCCTCAAAACGAGGAGCCTGGCATGA
- the urtA gene encoding urea ABC transporter substrate-binding protein — protein MKVQSIKGAFIPVAATALAAVLAGCGSQIADPAEAGQATGGAKSCVDTSGDSVKIGFLNSLSGTMAISESTVFDSLSLAAEEINADGGVLGKQLDVISEDGASEPTKFAERAGKLIQQDCTAAVFGGWTSSSRKAMLPVFESNNALLFYPVQYEGLESSENIFYTGATTNQQIIPALDYLAEQGTKTIFLVGSDYVFPRTANKIINAYAEAHGMEIVGEEYTPLGSTEFSTIVNKVRDSGADAVFNTLNGDSNVAFFRQYTSVGLTPDTMPVVSVSIAEEEVPGIGLENIEGQLTAWDYYQTLDTPANTAFVTAFKDKYGAERVTSDPMEAAYTSLYLWKEMVEKAGSFDVDKVQDAADGVSFEAPEGTVTVNGDNNHITKTPRIGKITSDGLIETVWEAPAAVEPDPFLESYDWASGLS, from the coding sequence GTGAAAGTACAAAGCATTAAAGGCGCTTTCATTCCCGTTGCAGCCACGGCACTGGCTGCGGTCCTGGCCGGCTGCGGCTCGCAAATTGCGGATCCGGCGGAGGCCGGCCAGGCCACCGGCGGAGCGAAGTCCTGCGTGGATACATCCGGGGACAGCGTCAAGATCGGCTTCCTGAATTCCCTCTCCGGGACCATGGCCATTTCCGAGAGCACCGTTTTTGACTCCCTCTCCCTGGCGGCCGAGGAGATCAACGCCGACGGCGGTGTGCTGGGCAAGCAGCTGGATGTCATCAGCGAGGACGGCGCCTCCGAACCCACCAAGTTCGCCGAACGCGCCGGCAAGCTGATCCAACAGGACTGCACGGCCGCCGTGTTTGGCGGCTGGACCTCGTCGTCCCGCAAGGCCATGCTCCCCGTCTTTGAGTCCAACAACGCCCTGCTGTTCTACCCGGTGCAGTATGAAGGGCTGGAATCCTCGGAGAACATTTTCTACACCGGCGCCACCACCAACCAGCAGATCATCCCGGCCCTGGACTACCTCGCCGAGCAGGGTACCAAGACCATTTTCCTGGTGGGCAGCGACTACGTCTTCCCCCGCACCGCCAACAAAATCATCAACGCCTACGCCGAGGCCCACGGCATGGAAATTGTCGGCGAGGAATACACTCCGCTGGGTTCCACGGAGTTCTCCACCATCGTGAACAAGGTCCGCGATTCCGGAGCCGACGCCGTCTTCAACACCCTCAACGGTGACTCCAACGTGGCATTCTTCCGCCAGTACACGTCAGTGGGCCTCACCCCCGACACCATGCCCGTGGTGTCCGTGTCCATCGCCGAAGAGGAAGTCCCCGGCATCGGGCTGGAGAACATCGAAGGCCAGCTCACCGCCTGGGATTACTACCAAACGCTGGACACCCCGGCCAACACCGCGTTTGTCACCGCGTTCAAGGACAAATACGGTGCCGAGCGCGTCACCAGCGACCCGATGGAAGCCGCCTACACCTCCCTCTACCTGTGGAAGGAGATGGTCGAAAAGGCAGGTTCCTTCGATGTCGACAAGGTTCAAGACGCGGCCGACGGCGTGAGCTTCGAGGCCCCCGAAGGCACCGTCACCGTCAACGGGGACAACAACCACATCACCAAGACCCCGCGGATCGGCAAGATCACCTCCGACGGACTGATCGAAACCGTCTGGGAAGCGCCGGCTGCCGTGGAACCGGACCCGTTCCTGGAGAGCTACGACTGGGCGTCGGGCCTGTCCTGA
- a CDS encoding alpha/beta hydrolase: MPSLPRLAAATAATAAAAAAFRLSPWPSALLIRAVFYRGARQAAAVMRDHVPAGGVTEHRGLAFETDSGSGTLDLFVPEAAGEPVPLVVWIHGGAWLSGSRNDVEPYLRILAASGFAAAGVSYTRSPRAVYPQAVEEIAAALAFLEKQSADYGADPRRLVLAGDSAGAQLAAQLAVLATNPDYALRTGLPVPLSRDDLRGVILHCGIYDVTALAPLRGLLGWGFRTALWAYSGRKDWSRTAAGRDISVLNDVTGLFPPALITGGNGDSLTGTQSIPLAARLAELKADVRFRFWPRDHKPELPHEYQFYLNRPEAQQALAETLAFLKDVCATDTPSKNV; the protein is encoded by the coding sequence ATGCCCAGTCTTCCCCGTCTTGCCGCAGCCACCGCTGCAACAGCCGCCGCTGCCGCCGCCTTTCGACTCAGCCCGTGGCCGTCGGCGCTGCTCATCCGGGCTGTGTTCTACCGCGGTGCCCGGCAGGCGGCCGCCGTCATGCGCGACCATGTACCGGCCGGCGGTGTGACGGAACACCGGGGGCTGGCCTTTGAAACGGACAGCGGCAGCGGCACCCTGGACCTCTTCGTTCCGGAGGCAGCCGGCGAACCGGTGCCCCTGGTGGTGTGGATCCACGGCGGCGCCTGGCTCTCGGGCAGCCGGAACGACGTCGAGCCCTACCTGCGCATCCTGGCGGCCTCCGGATTCGCGGCGGCCGGCGTGAGCTACACCCGTTCCCCGCGCGCCGTCTATCCGCAGGCCGTGGAGGAAATAGCAGCAGCACTGGCTTTCCTGGAAAAGCAGTCAGCGGACTACGGTGCGGACCCCCGCAGGCTGGTCCTGGCCGGAGACTCCGCCGGCGCACAATTGGCAGCCCAACTGGCGGTGCTCGCCACCAACCCGGACTACGCGCTGCGGACCGGGCTCCCTGTTCCCCTGAGCCGTGACGACCTGCGCGGCGTCATTCTGCACTGCGGGATCTATGACGTTACCGCGCTGGCCCCGCTGCGGGGACTCCTCGGCTGGGGCTTCCGGACCGCATTGTGGGCCTACTCCGGCAGAAAGGACTGGTCCCGCACCGCCGCCGGGCGCGACATCTCCGTGCTGAACGATGTCACCGGCCTGTTTCCGCCGGCGCTCATTACCGGCGGCAACGGAGACAGCCTGACCGGGACGCAGTCCATTCCGCTGGCTGCCCGCCTCGCGGAGCTCAAAGCAGATGTCCGGTTCCGGTTCTGGCCCCGGGATCACAAACCGGAGCTGCCGCATGAATACCAATTTTATTTGAACCGGCCTGAAGCGCAGCAGGCCCTGGCGGAAACACTCGCCTTCCTCAAGGACGTGTGCGCAACGGATACGCCTTCGAAAAACGTTTGA
- a CDS encoding L-lactate permease: MDSFTPSTDAVANSIIWSALLALVPLLLFFFLLAYVKTKAYVAGAYSLLAALVIAVLGFSMPVGLALLSATQGAAFGLFPVVWIIIMAVWLYQVTVLSGRFEDLRRVFDAVGGGDLRVQAILVAFCFGGLLEALAGFGAPVAITVTMLLALGIAPIRAAAAVLVANTAPVAFGALAIPITTAANLTNYPGEEIGAVVGRQTPLLAFFIPLVLLFILDGRKGLRDCWPVALVTGVVFSVMQFLCSNYFSYELTDIVASLIAMAAAVGFLRVWHPRNGAEADARMSEELAAARASGWTPAGAGNADVGTAATDTAADRLTPGRAWMALFPYVLVIVVFGIVNLWTWGVNIPEALEKTIIQIPWPVLHEKLLDANGQQQSSTIYSFEWLISPGSLLLISGLIVAMVYSRFNDGGRYPLAIGEAVKEIGRTAVRMRSAAMTILAVLALAYVMNFSGQTVSIGTWLAGTGAFFAFLSPVLGWIGTAVTGSDTSANALFAKLQQTAGIQAGIDPQLLIAANTGGGVMGKLISPQNLAIGAAAVNMSGQESVLFRKVVGWSLILLLALCCIVFLQSTPVLGWMLP; this comes from the coding sequence ATGGATAGCTTCACCCCCAGCACCGACGCGGTAGCCAACAGCATCATCTGGTCAGCGCTTCTGGCCCTGGTTCCCCTGCTCCTCTTTTTCTTCCTGCTCGCCTACGTCAAGACCAAGGCCTACGTAGCCGGCGCCTATTCCCTGCTGGCGGCACTGGTCATTGCCGTGCTGGGCTTCTCCATGCCCGTGGGCCTGGCTTTGCTCTCGGCCACGCAGGGCGCCGCCTTCGGCTTGTTCCCGGTGGTGTGGATCATCATCATGGCCGTGTGGCTGTACCAGGTCACCGTCCTGAGCGGCCGGTTCGAGGACCTGCGCCGCGTGTTCGACGCCGTCGGCGGAGGCGACCTGCGGGTCCAGGCCATCCTTGTGGCGTTCTGCTTCGGCGGACTGCTGGAGGCGCTGGCAGGGTTCGGGGCGCCGGTGGCGATCACCGTCACCATGCTGCTGGCACTGGGCATCGCCCCCATCCGCGCCGCCGCCGCAGTCCTGGTGGCCAACACCGCACCGGTGGCCTTCGGGGCACTCGCCATTCCCATTACGACGGCGGCCAACCTCACCAATTATCCCGGCGAAGAGATCGGCGCCGTGGTGGGACGCCAAACCCCGCTGCTCGCCTTCTTCATCCCCCTGGTGCTGCTGTTCATCCTGGACGGGCGCAAAGGCCTGCGCGACTGCTGGCCGGTGGCCCTGGTCACCGGCGTCGTCTTCTCCGTAATGCAGTTCCTGTGCTCCAACTACTTCTCCTACGAACTTACCGACATTGTTGCCTCGCTGATCGCGATGGCCGCCGCCGTCGGCTTCCTGCGGGTGTGGCATCCCCGCAACGGAGCAGAGGCCGACGCGCGGATGAGCGAGGAACTCGCCGCCGCCCGCGCGTCCGGCTGGACTCCGGCAGGTGCCGGGAACGCGGACGTCGGTACGGCCGCAACGGACACTGCAGCGGACCGGCTCACTCCGGGCCGGGCGTGGATGGCACTGTTCCCCTATGTGCTGGTGATTGTCGTTTTCGGCATCGTGAATCTGTGGACCTGGGGCGTCAACATTCCCGAAGCGCTGGAAAAGACGATCATTCAAATTCCCTGGCCGGTCCTGCATGAGAAACTTCTGGACGCCAACGGGCAGCAGCAGTCGTCCACCATCTACAGCTTTGAGTGGCTGATCAGCCCGGGCTCCCTGCTGCTGATCAGCGGGCTCATTGTGGCGATGGTCTATTCGCGGTTCAATGACGGCGGCCGGTATCCGCTGGCCATCGGTGAAGCCGTAAAGGAAATCGGCCGAACGGCGGTCCGGATGCGCTCGGCCGCCATGACCATCCTGGCGGTGCTGGCCCTGGCCTATGTCATGAACTTCTCCGGACAGACCGTCTCGATTGGAACCTGGCTGGCCGGAACCGGGGCCTTCTTCGCGTTCCTTTCCCCGGTATTGGGATGGATCGGCACCGCCGTGACCGGTTCGGACACCTCGGCCAACGCACTGTTCGCCAAGCTGCAGCAGACCGCCGGAATCCAAGCCGGCATCGATCCGCAGCTCTTGATCGCGGCAAACACCGGCGGCGGAGTGATGGGCAAACTGATCAGCCCGCAGAACCTTGCCATCGGCGCTGCGGCAGTGAACATGAGCGGGCAGGAATCGGTCTTGTTCCGCAAGGTGGTGGGCTGGAGCCTCATCCTGCTGCTGGCCCTGTGCTGCATCGTCTTCCTGCAGTCCACACCGGTGCTCGGCTGGATGCTGCCGTAG
- a CDS encoding GNAT family N-acetyltransferase yields the protein MPAQDVADWTPVHTRRLILRRPEGSDEYAALDLHTDPRTNVHHPAPRTVTRASSARIFHEIGLHWYRHGFGVWAVSTRDDPQTLIGFTGLSHRLVHARPALNLYYRYFPEVWGRGYATEGACEAVRLAEDLLPGLPVVAYTTADNIGSQRTALAAGLDRREDLDVDRGTYRDIYLARGWYTGPQ from the coding sequence ATGCCCGCACAGGATGTAGCCGACTGGACTCCGGTCCACACCCGTCGGCTGATACTTCGGCGCCCCGAAGGCAGTGACGAATATGCCGCCCTGGATCTGCACACCGATCCCCGGACCAATGTGCACCACCCGGCCCCGCGCACCGTCACGCGAGCTTCCTCAGCCCGGATTTTCCACGAAATAGGGCTGCACTGGTACCGCCACGGGTTCGGCGTCTGGGCCGTCAGCACCCGGGACGATCCGCAGACGCTGATCGGTTTCACCGGCCTGTCCCACCGGCTGGTCCATGCCCGCCCCGCGCTGAACCTTTACTACCGATACTTTCCTGAGGTCTGGGGCCGCGGCTACGCCACCGAGGGCGCCTGCGAGGCCGTCCGCCTCGCTGAAGATCTACTGCCCGGCTTGCCGGTGGTCGCTTACACCACGGCGGACAACATCGGTTCGCAGCGCACTGCCCTCGCCGCCGGTCTGGATCGGCGTGAGGACCTCGACGTCGACCGGGGCACCTACCGCGACATCTACCTGGCCCGCGGCTGGTACACAGGCCCGCAATAA
- a CDS encoding YoaK family protein: MKRLNAVPTDRVHLWLMLGLTFSTGVVDAVGYLGLDRVFTGNMTGNVVLLGMAFAGGADLPILRPALALVFFMLGAALAGRMLRKGPDGWSWRTSVALTVVAAGLSALAVFVAVADVQGNEMLGSLTTSTMAAVMGVQAATAKRLKVAEITTVVVTSTITGLASDSKLAGGSSLYWQRRALAIALILLGALAGAAALKVDLWLGLAVSAAISIAVAVMGYVRHHRELRTDA; this comes from the coding sequence GTGAAGCGTTTGAATGCGGTGCCCACCGACCGGGTCCATCTCTGGCTGATGCTGGGACTGACCTTTTCCACCGGAGTGGTGGACGCCGTGGGTTATCTGGGGCTGGACCGGGTGTTCACCGGCAACATGACGGGAAACGTCGTCCTCCTGGGCATGGCGTTCGCCGGCGGGGCGGACCTGCCGATCCTGCGGCCCGCGCTGGCCCTGGTCTTCTTCATGCTTGGCGCCGCCCTGGCGGGACGGATGCTGCGCAAGGGCCCTGACGGCTGGTCCTGGCGCACGTCTGTTGCCCTGACCGTCGTGGCCGCAGGCCTCAGTGCGCTCGCCGTCTTCGTGGCGGTGGCGGACGTCCAGGGCAACGAAATGCTGGGCAGCCTCACCACCTCCACCATGGCTGCGGTCATGGGAGTGCAGGCAGCCACGGCCAAGCGGCTGAAGGTAGCCGAAATCACCACTGTGGTGGTCACATCCACCATCACCGGGTTGGCTTCGGATTCCAAGCTGGCCGGCGGCAGCAGCCTGTACTGGCAGCGGCGGGCGCTGGCCATAGCCCTGATCCTGCTCGGCGCGCTGGCGGGTGCGGCTGCCCTGAAAGTCGATCTGTGGCTGGGTCTGGCGGTCTCGGCCGCCATCTCGATTGCGGTGGCTGTGATGGGCTACGTACGCCATCACCGTGAGCTCCGGACCGACGCCTAG